From Algoriphagus sp. NG3, the proteins below share one genomic window:
- a CDS encoding ABC transporter ATP-binding protein, with protein MSYFSVSGVTKSYESQVALHPFSLELTKGDFLAIVGESGSGKSTLLRIMAGLEVQDSGEVALEGKPILNPKQKIVSGYDEIKLIHQNFHLYPNSTVEENISRQLLHYEKAYAKRRVEELLKLLGLGDFRDRLPYQLSGGQKQKVAIGKAMAVEPEILLLDEPFSSLDTIQTHHLIWELKESFKEMGTTVVFVTHDLDDALRLTDNLIILQKGKIVQKGSSRLLCEKPNTKYVARLFSPINRLPESKNTYLRPTDVRLRTKGGLLAHVTDSRFLVHFNSLQIQLKDSGIIWEVDDPMRRFDLGDRVYVSWEEQNLIRF; from the coding sequence ATGAGTTATTTTTCTGTATCCGGAGTTACCAAATCTTACGAATCCCAGGTTGCACTTCATCCATTTTCACTTGAGTTGACTAAAGGCGATTTCCTAGCTATAGTAGGTGAAAGTGGCTCAGGTAAGAGTACTTTACTCAGAATTATGGCCGGTTTGGAGGTGCAGGATTCAGGAGAAGTGGCATTGGAAGGAAAACCCATTTTGAATCCAAAACAAAAGATTGTTTCAGGCTATGATGAGATCAAGTTGATCCATCAAAATTTCCACCTGTACCCCAATTCCACGGTGGAGGAGAATATTTCCAGGCAATTGCTCCACTATGAAAAGGCCTATGCCAAAAGAAGAGTAGAGGAGCTTTTGAAATTGTTGGGTCTGGGCGATTTCAGGGATCGGCTTCCATACCAGCTTTCTGGAGGACAAAAGCAAAAAGTCGCCATAGGAAAAGCAATGGCTGTGGAACCTGAGATATTGTTACTCGATGAGCCTTTCTCATCCCTGGATACCATTCAGACACATCATCTTATCTGGGAATTGAAAGAGTCGTTTAAGGAAATGGGCACAACTGTGGTGTTTGTCACCCATGATCTGGACGATGCGCTGCGGCTGACAGATAACCTGATAATTCTCCAAAAAGGGAAAATAGTTCAAAAGGGCTCGTCCAGACTGCTATGTGAAAAACCCAACACCAAGTATGTTGCCAGGCTTTTCAGTCCTATAAACCGCCTTCCTGAATCAAAGAACACCTACTTACGACCCACTGATGTAAGACTGCGTACCAAAGGAGGCCTGCTTGCCCATGTGACTGATTCCCGCTTTTTGGTACACTTCAATTCACTTCAGATTCAACTTAAGGATAGCGGCATAATATGGGAAGTGGATGATCCGATGAGGCGTTTTGACTTGGGAGACCGGGTGTATGTAAGTTGGGAGGAACAGAATTTGATCCGTTTCTGA
- a CDS encoding class I SAM-dependent methyltransferase — MATYTTEIASDKLVSDNPIHQRLLKAYIAAQPWVSGKLLEIGCGEGRGVETLLPYADSYLGLDKIQEVIDDLKIRFPKVEFRQAVIPPFKGIEDSSFDMVVSFQVIEHIADDRLFLEEIYRVLKPGGKAVISTPNINHTLSRNPWHEREYTPQQLIGLCSSIFDSVQAKGVGGNEKVWAYHEANRKSVQKIMRYDIFDLQHKLPASFLRVPYEILNRMNRNKLHKQQGKSVVDISHEDYLLVEDPAVGLDLFYVLGKK; from the coding sequence ATGGCTACCTATACAACGGAAATCGCTTCTGACAAGTTGGTCAGTGACAATCCTATTCATCAACGCTTACTCAAAGCTTACATTGCAGCCCAGCCTTGGGTTTCTGGTAAATTGCTCGAAATCGGCTGTGGCGAAGGCCGTGGAGTAGAGACACTTCTTCCTTATGCGGACAGCTACCTTGGGCTGGACAAAATCCAGGAAGTAATTGATGATCTGAAAATCAGATTCCCTAAGGTGGAGTTTCGACAGGCTGTAATACCTCCCTTTAAAGGTATTGAGGACAGTTCTTTCGATATGGTGGTGAGTTTTCAGGTAATAGAGCACATTGCAGACGACCGGCTTTTTTTGGAGGAAATCTATCGTGTGCTGAAGCCTGGAGGCAAGGCGGTGATATCGACGCCTAACATAAATCACACCTTATCAAGGAATCCCTGGCATGAGCGCGAATATACCCCTCAGCAATTAATTGGCTTGTGCTCGTCGATTTTTGATTCGGTGCAGGCAAAAGGAGTGGGCGGAAATGAGAAAGTCTGGGCTTACCATGAAGCCAATCGTAAATCTGTTCAGAAAATCATGCGGTATGATATTTTTGACCTGCAGCATAAGTTGCCGGCCTCATTTCTACGGGTGCCTTATGAGATCCTTAACCGTATGAACCGTAATAAGCTTCACAAGCAACAAGGAAAAAGCGTGGTGGATATTTCCCATGAAGATTACCTATTGGTGGAGGATCCTGCTGTGGGGCTGGATTTGTTTTATGTGTTGGGGAAAAAGTAG
- the rlmB gene encoding 23S rRNA (guanosine(2251)-2'-O)-methyltransferase RlmB: MEKRKDGFLIEKGEHEKDFIFGTRAVMESIHAGKDIDKVLVQKEINNDLIKELIKLCKEEKIPVVRVPDAKLNRITRKNHQGVVAQMSSIEYASLDHVIESCFNVGKAPLILILDRITDVRNFGAIARTAECAGVDAIVIPEKGSAQINSDAIKTSVGALNFLPVVRVRNLFYTCRDLQKSGLVLVAITEKTDKTMYETDFSVPVAMVMGSEEDGISTELMGIVDEKVKIPMAGRIESLNVSVSAGVAIYEAIRQRK, from the coding sequence ATGGAGAAGCGGAAAGATGGCTTTTTGATTGAAAAAGGCGAACACGAGAAAGATTTTATTTTTGGCACCAGGGCGGTCATGGAGTCAATCCATGCTGGGAAGGACATCGACAAGGTGTTGGTACAAAAAGAGATCAATAATGATCTGATCAAAGAATTGATCAAACTGTGCAAGGAGGAGAAAATCCCAGTAGTCCGTGTCCCTGATGCGAAGCTCAACAGAATCACCCGTAAAAACCATCAGGGCGTAGTCGCCCAGATGTCGTCTATAGAGTATGCTTCTTTGGATCATGTGATCGAAAGCTGCTTTAATGTAGGCAAGGCACCCTTGATTCTTATATTGGACAGAATTACCGATGTGAGGAATTTTGGCGCTATAGCCAGAACTGCGGAGTGTGCTGGAGTGGATGCCATAGTCATCCCTGAAAAAGGAAGTGCCCAAATCAATTCTGACGCAATCAAAACCTCAGTGGGAGCATTGAATTTCCTTCCTGTAGTGCGTGTAAGAAACCTATTCTATACCTGTAGGGATCTTCAGAAATCAGGCTTGGTACTGGTGGCCATCACGGAGAAAACTGACAAAACCATGTATGAAACAGACTTCTCGGTGCCTGTGGCCATGGTCATGGGATCTGAAGAAGACGGTATTTCCACCGAGCTGATGGGGATCGTGGACGAAAAAGTCAAAATCCCCATGGCCGGGAGGATAGAAAGCTTGAACGTCTCCGTATCGGCTGGAGTAGCTATCTACGAAGCTATCAGGCAGAGGAAGTAA
- a CDS encoding lipocalin family protein, with translation MKAKLLPLIALAMLLFSCKDVADPSPNLRIEGMYERNSEGNLGWGEGKFSFVDQLEFKSNGTVSGESYTTEIGSEEILGYRAYFLGTYSIEDGKVVISYDDSYHMGTADINYMPKEELTFYGETDFIMEYAVVEDYSELFEICPFNAACLEPVPYMRVD, from the coding sequence ATGAAAGCAAAACTATTACCATTGATCGCATTGGCTATGCTGCTTTTTAGCTGTAAAGATGTGGCAGATCCTTCTCCTAATTTGAGAATAGAAGGAATGTATGAGCGCAACTCGGAAGGAAACTTGGGATGGGGAGAAGGCAAGTTTAGTTTCGTGGACCAGCTTGAGTTCAAGTCCAACGGCACTGTCAGTGGAGAGAGTTATACCACTGAAATTGGATCAGAGGAGATTTTGGGGTACAGAGCTTATTTTTTAGGTACTTATTCCATTGAGGATGGAAAAGTAGTTATCTCTTATGATGACTCTTATCATATGGGTACGGCTGATATCAACTATATGCCAAAAGAAGAGTTGACTTTCTATGGAGAAACTGATTTTATTATGGAATATGCCGTTGTTGAAGATTATTCTGAGCTTTTTGAGATCTGCCCATTTAATGCGGCATGTTTGGAGCCAGTGCCTTACATGAGGGTTGATTGA
- a CDS encoding DJ-1/PfpI family protein, translating to MKSISVLFFVLSLLSSSCNPKDKSIDKSGNPLYNADTQTDTLSKHLKPFQEGLPTIGLLMYHGVLTTEITAAADVFTKGNEEGTQLFNVITITETNSPIITEEGLKIIGDYTFKNCPNLDVLFVPSAYDMYAQVHNENIVHFIREKDKNTKYTVSNCAGAQLIGESGIADGRKIVTWIGGGEQLQKDYPNLLVQDEFKTTYIEDGKYLSSNGNLASYISALELLEKMTSPAHRKFVESYLYLDRLQDWGKEK from the coding sequence ATGAAATCTATTTCTGTACTATTTTTCGTTCTTTCTTTGCTATCGTCTAGCTGCAATCCCAAGGATAAATCAATAGATAAATCGGGCAATCCCCTATATAATGCAGATACCCAGACAGACACTCTGTCAAAACATCTGAAACCGTTTCAGGAAGGTCTCCCTACTATAGGACTGCTGATGTACCATGGTGTACTCACCACTGAAATCACAGCTGCTGCGGATGTTTTCACCAAGGGTAACGAGGAAGGAACCCAACTTTTCAATGTCATTACTATCACAGAGACCAATTCCCCTATCATCACTGAGGAAGGGCTCAAGATAATTGGGGATTACACATTTAAAAACTGTCCTAATCTTGACGTCCTTTTCGTGCCAAGTGCTTATGACATGTATGCACAGGTACACAATGAGAATATTGTGCACTTCATCCGAGAAAAAGACAAAAACACCAAATACACGGTTAGCAACTGTGCCGGAGCACAGCTTATAGGTGAATCAGGAATTGCTGACGGTAGAAAAATCGTTACTTGGATAGGTGGCGGGGAGCAGCTTCAAAAAGACTACCCAAATCTACTAGTGCAGGATGAATTTAAAACCACATATATAGAAGATGGAAAGTATTTATCCTCCAATGGAAACCTGGCCAGCTATATTTCTGCCCTAGAACTGCTTGAGAAAATGACTAGTCCAGCGCATCGTAAATTCGTAGAGTCATACCTCTATTTAGATCGTCTTCAGGATTGGGGTAAGGAGAAGTAA
- a CDS encoding sterol desaturase family protein, with protein MEKYIKAISDGYYGYWNYFIGEILHPSWHNYFYWLVGASLVIYGLEILFPWRKNQPILREHFWLDIFYLFWNYFLFALVAYNALSMVAVEAFNDFLGLFGITNTVAIKVDQLPGWVQLLIIFVLRDFMQWVIHRMYHHVGWMWEFHKVHHSTREMGFAALLRYHWMENILYRTLEYIPLAMIGFGITDFFIVHMFTLIVGQLGHANLNIPLGPFKYIINGPQMHLWHHARELPESHPHGFNYGISLSLWDFLFRTDYWPSDDENLLVGLPDEDKFPEGFVGQTTEPFKRIFRKKR; from the coding sequence ATGGAAAAATACATCAAAGCAATTTCAGATGGCTATTATGGCTATTGGAATTACTTTATTGGAGAGATCCTGCATCCAAGTTGGCATAATTACTTTTACTGGCTAGTGGGTGCTTCTTTGGTCATTTATGGCCTGGAAATCCTTTTTCCATGGAGAAAAAACCAACCCATTCTGCGGGAGCATTTCTGGCTGGACATCTTCTATCTATTCTGGAATTATTTTCTTTTTGCGCTTGTCGCATACAATGCCCTTTCTATGGTGGCAGTGGAAGCGTTCAATGACTTTCTTGGCTTATTCGGCATCACCAACACAGTTGCGATCAAAGTCGATCAGCTCCCCGGTTGGGTGCAATTATTGATCATTTTTGTTCTCCGCGACTTTATGCAATGGGTGATCCACCGCATGTATCATCATGTGGGCTGGATGTGGGAGTTTCACAAGGTTCACCATAGTACACGGGAGATGGGATTTGCCGCCCTACTCCGCTATCACTGGATGGAAAATATACTCTACCGTACCCTGGAGTATATCCCACTGGCGATGATAGGTTTTGGGATCACTGATTTTTTTATTGTTCACATGTTTACCTTGATTGTGGGTCAGCTAGGCCATGCGAATTTGAATATCCCGCTAGGCCCTTTCAAATACATCATAAACGGCCCTCAAATGCACCTATGGCATCATGCGAGAGAACTACCTGAAAGCCATCCACATGGATTTAATTACGGGATTTCGTTAAGTCTTTGGGATTTTCTATTCCGGACTGATTATTGGCCTTCGGATGACGAAAACTTACTTGTAGGGCTTCCTGATGAAGACAAGTTTCCTGAAGGTTTTGTGGGGCAGACTACGGAACCTTTCAAGCGGATTTTCAGAAAGAAAAGGTAA
- a CDS encoding GWxTD domain-containing protein, protein MNCKTSRLLIFFILFLGMVAPSFAQKNLSSLNQTLRYSRYSRLSLKIIPVKESATSYKLQFQVEKIEENPSFNTFSFTYSILGSYDEEIISDNTHILTATDLKFDTDRHWVFEKSVEIPSQTETSVALFTALDTRQGDEYYYSTDIKSKFVYDIPDFGTYFANNVSFDQNYLNAGESLLFKSTGKPTLHSFYYPISLEVPYPPMETKPAAVPRELEVIDEGDFLENVPKSFDKLGYYFIQSDTTAAAGIVLKTTHEAFPKVKDWEEMVDMVTYISTRKEHEDLRAAQDKKKALDTYWISMTRNADTAKELIKEYFRQVEFANILFTDFKEGWKTDKGMVYIVMGPPQEVNFYLDREVWSYGGTNESSRIRFTFARVKNILSPHYYTLNRSRAYQPVWFKNISIWRSGKMAF, encoded by the coding sequence ATGAACTGTAAAACAAGCCGACTCCTGATTTTTTTCATCCTCTTTCTAGGCATGGTAGCACCGAGCTTTGCCCAAAAAAACCTAAGCAGCTTAAACCAGACACTCCGCTACTCCAGATACTCAAGGCTTTCGCTTAAAATCATTCCTGTCAAAGAATCGGCAACAAGCTACAAGCTTCAGTTTCAGGTGGAAAAAATCGAGGAAAACCCCTCATTCAACACCTTTAGTTTCACCTATTCTATTTTGGGAAGCTATGATGAGGAGATAATTTCGGACAATACGCATATCCTGACCGCTACAGACCTGAAGTTTGACACAGACCGGCATTGGGTTTTTGAAAAATCTGTTGAAATACCTTCCCAGACAGAAACCTCCGTCGCTCTATTTACAGCTTTAGACACCCGGCAGGGAGATGAATATTATTATTCCACAGACATTAAGAGCAAGTTTGTATATGACATCCCTGATTTTGGGACATACTTCGCAAACAATGTGTCCTTTGACCAAAACTACCTGAATGCCGGGGAATCCTTACTTTTCAAGTCAACAGGAAAACCTACCCTTCACAGCTTCTACTACCCTATCAGCCTGGAAGTACCTTATCCTCCTATGGAGACCAAACCCGCAGCGGTCCCCAGAGAATTGGAAGTAATAGACGAAGGGGATTTCTTGGAAAATGTACCCAAAAGCTTCGATAAATTAGGATACTATTTTATACAAAGTGACACTACTGCGGCGGCGGGAATTGTGCTGAAAACTACCCATGAGGCTTTTCCAAAAGTAAAAGACTGGGAGGAAATGGTGGATATGGTCACGTATATCTCTACGAGAAAAGAACATGAGGACTTAAGAGCCGCTCAGGATAAAAAGAAAGCATTGGATACCTACTGGATCAGCATGACAAGAAATGCCGATACTGCTAAGGAACTCATTAAAGAATACTTCAGGCAGGTGGAATTTGCCAATATCCTGTTCACCGATTTCAAAGAGGGATGGAAAACTGATAAGGGAATGGTGTATATCGTGATGGGTCCCCCGCAGGAAGTCAACTTTTATTTGGACAGGGAAGTGTGGAGTTATGGAGGGACCAACGAGAGTTCAAGAATTCGCTTTACCTTTGCACGGGTAAAAAACATACTTAGCCCACACTATTACACCTTGAACCGCTCCCGAGCCTATCAGCCGGTTTGGTTCAAAAACATATCCATATGGAGAAGCGGAAAGATGGCTTTTTGA
- the ffh gene encoding signal recognition particle protein, with protein MFDNLSLKLDRAFKTLKGTGTITEINVATTVKEIRRALIDADVNYKVAKEVTDTIKTEALGRDVLISVSPGQLLIKITQEELTKLMGGKKEDVKISGDPSIILISGLQGSGKTTFTGKVGAHLKKQGRQVLLVACDIYRPAAIDQLKVLGEQIGVEVYAEPENKNALEIANNAIAYAKKTGKKTVVVDTAGRLAVDDAMMNEIEALKKALNPSETLFVVDSMTGQDAVNTAKTFDERLNFDGVVLTKLDGDTRGGAAISIRHVVNKPIKFISTGEKMEDLDVFHPDRMAQRILGMGDVISLVERAQQSFDEDEAKRINSKIRSNNFNFDDFLSQLEQVKKMGNIKDLLGMIPGMGKAIKGLDIDDDSFKPIEAIIRSMTPAEREHPDMIDGSRRKRLAAGSGRTIVEVNNLMKQFADMRKMMKQMNKMGGAKAAMSKMLPQGKAGRR; from the coding sequence ATGTTTGATAATTTAAGTTTAAAATTAGACCGGGCTTTCAAAACGCTGAAAGGAACCGGGACCATCACGGAAATAAACGTCGCAACTACTGTCAAAGAGATCAGAAGAGCTTTGATAGATGCTGATGTTAACTATAAAGTAGCCAAAGAAGTCACCGATACCATCAAGACTGAGGCCTTGGGTCGCGATGTTTTGATTTCGGTTTCCCCTGGCCAGTTACTAATTAAAATTACCCAAGAGGAGTTGACCAAACTCATGGGGGGGAAGAAGGAGGATGTCAAGATCTCCGGTGATCCTTCTATTATTCTGATTTCTGGTCTCCAGGGCTCCGGTAAAACCACTTTTACAGGAAAAGTTGGGGCTCATCTGAAAAAGCAAGGCCGTCAGGTTTTGTTGGTGGCCTGTGATATCTACCGACCTGCGGCAATTGATCAGCTGAAGGTGTTAGGTGAGCAGATCGGTGTGGAAGTGTATGCTGAGCCAGAGAACAAGAATGCCCTGGAAATTGCAAACAATGCAATTGCCTATGCGAAAAAGACAGGTAAGAAGACAGTAGTAGTGGATACTGCAGGTCGTCTGGCTGTGGATGATGCGATGATGAATGAGATAGAGGCGCTGAAGAAAGCGCTAAATCCTTCTGAAACACTTTTTGTGGTCGATTCCATGACTGGCCAAGATGCGGTGAATACTGCCAAGACATTTGATGAGCGTCTGAATTTCGACGGAGTCGTATTGACCAAACTCGATGGTGATACCCGGGGTGGTGCTGCGATATCTATCCGTCATGTGGTAAATAAGCCGATCAAGTTTATTTCCACAGGTGAGAAAATGGAAGATCTGGATGTGTTCCACCCAGATCGTATGGCTCAGCGAATCCTCGGAATGGGAGATGTGATTTCCTTGGTAGAGAGAGCGCAACAGTCCTTTGATGAGGACGAAGCCAAGCGGATCAATTCTAAGATACGATCCAATAATTTCAACTTTGATGATTTCCTTAGCCAGCTGGAGCAGGTGAAAAAAATGGGTAATATCAAGGATTTGCTGGGTATGATCCCGGGTATGGGCAAGGCGATCAAGGGATTGGATATAGACGATGATTCTTTCAAGCCGATCGAGGCAATCATCCGTTCTATGACTCCCGCAGAACGTGAACACCCCGATATGATCGATGGCAGTAGAAGAAAAAGACTTGCGGCAGGATCAGGAAGGACTATTGTAGAAGTAAACAATCTGATGAAGCAGTTTGCCGATATGCGTAAGATGATGAAACAGATGAACAAGATGGGCGGTGCCAAAGCCGCTATGAGCAAGATGCTTCCTCAGGGTAAGGCAGGAAGAAGATAA
- a CDS encoding App1 family protein: MSQKRNIPLTILYEIKLAVNEAVLWLWIRLGLVKSLLIVPFEGFGNSREILLVGRVIRDNRIGESTPDDSVWRNIGRMRRRFMSVVIPGVRVQAEFQGEEYVVETDEEGYFEFKIHPTGEVRAKARWQQVKLTLLDQVIRNQGEVVAVGDVFLPVGSIDYGIISDVDDTIIPTGAMRLAEMLKTTFAKNAYTRVPFPGVAAFYKALQKGTDSVESNPFFYVSSSPWNLYDFLHELLRIHHIPKGPLMLRDIGLSRTELISGSHSEHKLKQVRQILSIYSGLQFILIGDSGQEDPEIYLQVVKEFPGRIKMIFIRDVHVSRHAYAEKISDELKGLGVDMMLVKDTLEASRYALDKGWILEKDIGEIAEEKVKDEADNEEDLF, encoded by the coding sequence ATGTCTCAAAAAAGAAACATACCACTTACTATACTCTATGAAATCAAGCTGGCTGTCAACGAAGCGGTGCTATGGCTGTGGATCAGGTTAGGCTTGGTAAAGTCACTTTTGATTGTTCCATTTGAAGGCTTCGGCAATTCAAGGGAGATTCTGCTGGTGGGTAGAGTGATCCGTGACAATAGGATAGGGGAATCCACCCCTGATGACAGTGTATGGCGGAATATAGGCAGAATGCGAAGGAGATTTATGAGCGTGGTTATTCCAGGTGTTCGAGTGCAAGCAGAGTTTCAGGGAGAGGAATATGTGGTAGAGACTGATGAGGAAGGGTATTTTGAATTTAAAATCCATCCTACCGGGGAGGTTAGAGCTAAAGCACGGTGGCAGCAGGTAAAGTTGACACTGTTGGATCAGGTGATAAGAAACCAAGGGGAAGTAGTAGCTGTTGGGGATGTGTTTTTGCCGGTGGGAAGCATAGATTATGGGATTATTTCTGATGTAGATGACACCATCATTCCTACAGGTGCGATGCGTCTGGCAGAGATGCTGAAAACCACCTTTGCTAAAAATGCTTATACCAGAGTTCCTTTTCCAGGCGTAGCAGCATTTTACAAAGCTTTGCAAAAGGGTACCGATAGCGTAGAAAGCAACCCGTTTTTCTATGTATCCAGCAGTCCATGGAATCTTTATGATTTTCTTCACGAGCTGCTTCGAATCCACCATATTCCCAAAGGGCCATTGATGCTGCGGGATATAGGACTGTCGCGTACGGAATTGATTTCCGGGAGCCATTCAGAGCACAAGCTAAAGCAAGTGCGCCAGATTCTGTCAATTTATTCCGGGCTTCAGTTTATCCTGATAGGTGATAGCGGACAGGAAGATCCTGAAATTTATCTTCAGGTAGTAAAGGAGTTCCCGGGGAGAATTAAGATGATTTTTATACGTGACGTGCATGTGTCCAGGCATGCTTATGCGGAGAAGATAAGTGATGAATTGAAAGGTCTTGGAGTGGATATGATGCTGGTGAAGGATACCTTGGAAGCCTCCCGTTATGCCCTGGATAAAGGATGGATTCTTGAAAAAGACATAGGTGAAATAGCCGAGGAAAAAGTCAAAGATGAAGCAGACAACGAAGAGGATTTATTCTAG
- a CDS encoding peptidylprolyl isomerase, producing the protein MKIAENTVVGLTYELQVSKEADEIESAPFSVEIRDPEDPFYFLFGASDLPEKFEELLLNKEEGENFSFVIPVADAYGEADQELIVNLSKSQFSGENGFNPEMLQEGNFLPLMDEDGYPMQAKILKDLGEEILLDFNHPLVGFDLHFDGTVLEVREATEEELAHGHVHGENGTQHED; encoded by the coding sequence ATGAAAATAGCAGAAAACACAGTAGTTGGATTAACCTACGAACTACAGGTAAGCAAAGAGGCAGACGAAATAGAATCCGCACCATTCAGTGTAGAAATCCGTGATCCGGAAGATCCATTCTATTTTCTTTTTGGAGCAAGTGATCTACCTGAAAAATTCGAAGAATTACTCCTGAACAAAGAAGAGGGAGAAAATTTTTCATTTGTAATCCCGGTAGCTGATGCCTACGGTGAGGCAGATCAGGAACTGATCGTAAACCTTTCGAAGTCTCAGTTTTCCGGTGAGAATGGTTTCAATCCCGAAATGCTCCAAGAAGGCAACTTTTTGCCTTTGATGGATGAAGACGGGTATCCTATGCAGGCAAAAATCCTTAAAGACCTGGGTGAAGAAATCCTCTTGGATTTCAACCATCCATTGGTAGGATTTGACTTACATTTTGATGGAACTGTATTAGAGGTACGTGAGGCTACTGAAGAGGAACTGGCACATGGTCACGTTCATGGAGAAAATGGCACACAGCATGAGGACTAA
- a CDS encoding MmcQ/YjbR family DNA-binding protein translates to MTLEYYREYCLAMPGVTEDTPFGEDALVFRVGGKIFSLTSIEMFQSVNLKCDPERAMELREEYSGIVPGFHMNKKHWNTVSTVGSVPDRMILELADHSYALIFGSLSKKLQAEICP, encoded by the coding sequence ATGACCTTAGAATATTATCGTGAATACTGCCTGGCCATGCCGGGTGTTACTGAAGATACGCCGTTTGGAGAAGATGCCCTGGTCTTTCGGGTGGGAGGAAAGATTTTCTCTCTCACTTCTATTGAGATGTTTCAGTCGGTCAATCTGAAATGTGACCCTGAACGGGCAATGGAGTTACGTGAGGAATATTCCGGGATAGTCCCGGGTTTTCATATGAACAAGAAACACTGGAATACGGTTAGTACGGTTGGAAGTGTCCCGGATCGCATGATTCTGGAATTGGCAGATCATTCATACGCTCTTATCTTTGGCAGCTTGTCCAAAAAACTACAAGCTGAAATCTGCCCATGA
- a CDS encoding class I SAM-dependent methyltransferase, producing the protein MKEDKDKVVSFYDQLAEKQEKTGINSRHLNILDKVKAAGLNANHSVLEVGCGIGTVSHLLANQVKQGDILAVDISPESIEKAKLLWKNQSNLKFEVSDMSDFDKQGKTFDFFVFPDVLEHIPVDQHPRLFRNIYKHAHQDSVIFIHIPAPRYLQWMIENEPQKLQVIDQPLDSGDLIKSITSNGFYLEKMETYPVFFEEKDYQYFVFRASKPLFKSTPRSKWEVLKERLSIRLKHGIIN; encoded by the coding sequence ATGAAAGAGGATAAAGATAAAGTGGTCAGTTTTTATGACCAGCTTGCTGAGAAGCAGGAGAAGACGGGCATAAATTCCCGTCATCTTAATATTCTGGACAAGGTGAAGGCTGCAGGACTAAATGCCAACCACAGTGTGCTGGAAGTAGGCTGTGGCATTGGCACAGTCAGTCATTTGCTGGCAAACCAGGTTAAACAAGGCGATATACTAGCTGTGGATATTTCCCCGGAAAGCATAGAAAAAGCAAAATTGCTTTGGAAAAATCAAAGTAACCTGAAATTTGAAGTGTCTGACATGTCTGACTTTGATAAGCAGGGAAAGACCTTTGATTTCTTTGTGTTTCCGGATGTGCTGGAGCATATACCTGTAGATCAACATCCCCGACTTTTCCGCAATATCTATAAGCATGCACATCAAGATTCGGTGATCTTCATCCACATCCCCGCTCCCAGATATCTGCAGTGGATGATAGAAAATGAACCCCAAAAACTACAAGTTATCGATCAACCCCTAGACTCTGGAGATCTGATCAAGAGCATTACTTCCAATGGCTTCTATTTGGAAAAAATGGAAACTTATCCGGTTTTTTTCGAAGAGAAAGACTATCAATACTTCGTGTTTCGTGCTTCTAAACCCCTGTTTAAGTCCACCCCAAGAAGCAAATGGGAGGTTCTTAAAGAAAGGCTAAGCATAAGACTGAAACACGGAATAATAAACTAA
- a CDS encoding MarC family protein: MDNFLAFTLSVFTGLFAIMNPIANVPIFASLTDDMDKATKRSISKRATLTAFVIVVVFVVLGKFIFEIFGITIPAFKITGGILIFFVGFEMLQSKKSSVKHIKDPETEENIAISPLAIPILAGPGTIVTAMNFASQGNYLNILIVIGVFAVLCLMTHIAFELGDQIVKRLGKNLIVVIGKIMGLIIAIIGTNMIISGVKTAFLE, encoded by the coding sequence ATGGACAATTTTCTCGCATTTACCTTATCCGTTTTCACTGGATTGTTTGCAATCATGAATCCTATCGCAAACGTTCCGATTTTCGCCTCGCTCACGGATGACATGGACAAAGCGACCAAGAGAAGTATCAGTAAGCGGGCGACACTCACTGCATTTGTGATTGTGGTAGTCTTCGTAGTATTAGGAAAGTTTATTTTTGAAATTTTTGGGATTACCATTCCTGCCTTCAAAATCACCGGGGGCATACTGATTTTCTTTGTGGGGTTTGAGATGCTACAGTCCAAGAAGTCCAGCGTAAAGCACATCAAAGATCCAGAAACAGAAGAAAACATAGCGATTTCACCCTTGGCTATTCCTATCCTTGCAGGCCCTGGCACCATCGTTACGGCGATGAACTTTGCTTCCCAAGGCAACTACCTCAATATTCTAATAGTCATAGGCGTGTTTGCTGTGCTGTGCCTGATGACCCATATAGCTTTTGAACTGGGCGACCAAATCGTAAAACGGCTTGGAAAAAACCTCATCGTCGTGATCGGGAAGATCATGGGGCTGATCATTGCTATCATTGGCACCAATATGATTATCTCAGGAGTTAAAACTGCTTTTCTTGAGTGA